One Picosynechococcus sp. PCC 7003 DNA segment encodes these proteins:
- a CDS encoding DUF3320 domain-containing protein, whose product MQNSPLKLTCEIATDYNLLIEHMGNPLITSVQLGNHGELAFHELELEIKLLSENQKIWRTPLPMLPGEQSLEINDICFRIGPKILQEVVEDEVFSLQLTINQQEKALAQVTKEFKIQAYNTINWSRYPRASYVCFITPNHPVISQILKQTSKKLLRHNLKSTLEGYQSESKQRVCEMTQALYETFADFDISYIDPPAGSWSGGQRIRLPDQVFTEKLGTCADLTPLAASCLEQMGLYPIIIFLNGHVLPGVFLLEDLPQSLPEIIDDVEQIKHLIDQQALLIFDSSTYAKQPQPPFSKAIGEAKSWLLKFDCAINVYQARRNGFTPLPVRMNVAIDNEEEVLSIAQQILRDAAKNLARGTDNQITSQESKAEPLNTVVASRLQSWKEKLLDLSSRNRLLHLSNLDFSHLYATAFIEAAKNSFAILARVIADENPEVSIHIIDMISELKTDSLLSKNFCFEYQSDPNFYFSTLQELIQISLPEPLLENDFRPRIIESIEKINKKLIKNLKQGKASFIFLHIPPKLLGNLEDYIYRGQSLQLIPGGEYNSGPEAIALATKELTQGYCQTRLVLGADIPMPESLLFEVGRTLAKVARIAEEETGASPLYLAFGLLQWYEEKSSVPRLAPIFLYPIEIKVDSRKRRISINRTKGEAVGNITLVEKLKRDCDIDLSHLVKLPEDENGVDLEEVFNNIRQAILMKPGWKVIETAVITSFTFGKFLLWKDLQDNTEQLLKNKLVHYIASAGRESFPDPLPNFDIKSLDQEPYQDLPLVVDSDSSQLAAVYAAFKGRSFILQGPPGTGKSQTITNIVAACIAAGKTVLFVAEKQAAVEVVYRRLTSVGLGPFCLDLHSQSNGLEVSASFDEALQQKREQEPNWNDFCEQLESLREQLRKYTDALHRSHKIGFSLFDALNEQVKLSPLQSSLKLPPEIQVRNLTVKDLQSQIQKIQDFVKVVQKGEDYNQNPWSFISTINWSFSLDQQLESQLPDSRDKIKQLMLCIQNYFPDLAHKLNWEKCLSLATIADFTSLKTLPVQLSKPSEWEGFKQTTQKWLKNADDLNQFQRELSQCWQQEIFNQNLEQLAKKSKSLLSAFILMRWIGGFFFRRQVQQWYKGKIPGLKELYRQIRSLQSVVQLRQEVDDDRKSIEQHLTTWNGEAKQLTALVDEYQTIFSSLESFQDEDLSLDKLTQIQPEYWTALKQKIDAVKENFGILQNALEIEEFPPSSQRHSSFDALFQWLEDLTRSRKKLYAWSQYSQIKTEFINSSIGSILEWFESETVPLEELASKYKAVVLKVWFQECFDAEEVLRDFNVDRHNITIQNFQKLEKDYLELSRRFVRAKVLSRVPNLDSSLKGSEAAELIREIAKKQRHLPVRIFFQKIPNLLPLLKPCLLMSPISVAQCLPADGRTFDLIIFDEASQIETHDAIGTIARGKQLIVVGDNKQMPPSNFFGGNGNTDNTKILSEDTVEDLESILDEAIACNLPQQMLQWHYRSRHESLILFSNQHYYNNKLNLFPAATQSHSNLGLKWHPTSNGFYQPGERVNKQEAHALVDYLFSQLRQYEPGERSFGIITFSSPQQLLIEKLIRKKLDKDNSLEKWFDEKLNLEYCFIKNLETVQGDERDEILFSICYAPQTNGKLSMNFGPLNRLGGERRLNVAITRARTALHVFSTLTAEDIDLNRTNALAVRHLKEFLALTAQLNQESGDSLSSTKSFDSELHRQVYTVLTEAGYEVDCQIGCAEYRIDFGIRHPNKKSQYILGVECDGTSYIAAATVRDRDCLRQAVLKNMGWQMYRVWSIDWLLDRDGSERRLLQAVEKVIKNLRQDEDNSPITTDTSEVSTVTKNQLRQALVEFTEPTPAKVSNINIASISSSPLQDPAINMSLGQPYLIASLNLVSESSQEFYDEASTPLIEKLLLKIVDVESPIKLSEAAQRLSQCWSFGRFTQRALKRVQDLVEVMLERGDVYFENEVLWKNLEQSQSWREFRTPPTEGRILEQIPKIEIMNAMKTIVQASLSITSEDLLRETLSKLTTTNRFTSSQRKMLEPILDELLVSNQLQENGDRISR is encoded by the coding sequence ATGCAAAACTCTCCCCTAAAATTAACTTGTGAAATAGCAACCGATTATAATTTGCTAATCGAACACATGGGGAATCCCCTCATTACTTCGGTACAATTAGGAAATCATGGAGAGCTTGCTTTTCATGAGCTAGAGCTAGAAATTAAGTTGCTATCGGAGAATCAGAAGATTTGGAGAACACCACTACCGATGTTGCCAGGAGAGCAATCTCTAGAAATCAATGATATCTGTTTTCGCATTGGTCCTAAAATACTACAAGAAGTAGTAGAAGATGAAGTTTTTTCCTTGCAATTAACTATTAATCAGCAAGAAAAAGCTTTAGCTCAAGTTACTAAAGAATTTAAAATTCAGGCATATAATACTATTAATTGGTCTCGTTATCCTAGAGCTAGTTATGTTTGTTTTATAACACCAAATCATCCAGTTATTTCTCAAATTTTAAAACAAACAAGCAAAAAGCTCTTACGCCATAATCTGAAAAGTACGCTAGAAGGATATCAGAGTGAGAGCAAACAGAGGGTCTGTGAAATGACTCAAGCTCTCTATGAAACCTTTGCAGATTTTGATATTTCTTACATTGATCCTCCTGCAGGAAGTTGGAGTGGTGGCCAAAGAATTCGCCTGCCAGATCAAGTGTTCACTGAAAAATTAGGCACTTGTGCAGATTTAACACCTTTGGCCGCATCTTGTCTTGAGCAGATGGGGTTATATCCGATTATCATTTTTCTGAATGGGCACGTCCTCCCGGGAGTATTTTTGTTAGAAGATCTTCCTCAAAGCTTACCAGAAATTATTGATGATGTTGAGCAAATAAAACATCTTATTGATCAACAGGCTTTACTAATTTTTGATTCATCTACTTATGCTAAACAACCTCAGCCACCATTTTCAAAGGCCATTGGTGAGGCTAAATCATGGCTTTTAAAATTTGATTGTGCAATTAATGTATATCAAGCAAGACGGAATGGTTTTACCCCTCTCCCAGTACGTATGAATGTGGCTATCGATAATGAAGAGGAAGTCTTGTCTATTGCCCAACAAATCCTGCGAGATGCAGCAAAAAATTTAGCTCGTGGAACTGATAACCAAATTACCTCTCAAGAGTCTAAAGCTGAACCCTTAAATACGGTCGTTGCTTCCCGTTTACAAAGCTGGAAAGAAAAACTATTAGATCTTTCATCTCGTAATCGTTTACTACATCTCAGCAACTTGGATTTTAGTCATCTTTATGCTACGGCATTTATTGAAGCGGCTAAAAATTCCTTTGCTATTCTAGCGCGGGTAATTGCTGATGAAAACCCTGAAGTATCAATACATATTATTGATATGATTTCGGAACTCAAGACGGATAGCTTGTTGTCTAAAAACTTTTGCTTTGAGTATCAATCTGACCCAAACTTCTATTTTTCTACATTACAAGAATTAATACAAATTTCCTTGCCAGAACCGCTTTTAGAAAATGATTTTAGGCCAAGGATTATTGAGTCGATTGAAAAAATAAACAAAAAACTTATTAAAAATCTTAAGCAAGGTAAAGCATCATTTATTTTTCTTCATATCCCTCCAAAATTATTAGGGAACTTAGAAGACTACATTTATAGGGGTCAAAGTTTACAGTTGATACCTGGGGGAGAATATAATTCAGGGCCGGAGGCGATCGCCCTTGCCACTAAAGAATTAACTCAGGGTTACTGTCAAACCCGCTTAGTGCTTGGAGCCGACATTCCTATGCCTGAGTCTCTGCTTTTTGAAGTAGGTCGTACTCTTGCTAAGGTAGCACGCATTGCAGAAGAGGAAACTGGTGCTAGTCCTCTATATTTAGCATTTGGCTTATTGCAATGGTATGAGGAAAAATCCTCTGTGCCTCGACTAGCTCCTATATTTTTATACCCTATCGAAATTAAAGTTGACTCCAGAAAACGACGAATCAGTATTAACCGCACTAAAGGGGAGGCAGTTGGTAATATCACTTTGGTAGAAAAATTAAAGCGTGATTGTGACATTGATCTTAGCCACTTAGTCAAGTTACCAGAAGATGAGAATGGAGTTGATCTAGAAGAAGTATTTAATAATATTCGTCAAGCAATCTTAATGAAACCTGGCTGGAAAGTTATTGAAACAGCAGTAATTACTAGCTTTACATTTGGTAAATTTTTACTTTGGAAAGATCTACAAGACAACACAGAACAACTGCTCAAAAATAAATTGGTTCATTATATTGCTTCCGCTGGTCGAGAGTCTTTTCCAGATCCTCTCCCAAATTTTGACATAAAAAGTCTTGATCAAGAACCTTATCAGGATCTTCCATTAGTAGTAGATTCTGACTCTTCACAGTTGGCCGCAGTTTATGCGGCATTTAAGGGAAGAAGCTTTATCCTACAAGGGCCCCCTGGGACAGGTAAATCGCAAACTATTACTAACATCGTTGCTGCTTGTATAGCCGCAGGGAAAACTGTCTTGTTTGTAGCAGAAAAGCAAGCTGCTGTAGAAGTTGTTTATCGTCGTTTAACATCCGTAGGCTTAGGCCCCTTCTGTCTTGATCTTCATAGTCAAAGTAACGGCTTAGAGGTATCGGCATCTTTTGATGAAGCTCTACAGCAAAAAAGAGAACAAGAACCAAACTGGAATGATTTTTGTGAGCAACTAGAATCTTTACGTGAACAACTCAGGAAATATACTGATGCCCTTCATCGTTCTCATAAGATTGGTTTTTCATTGTTCGATGCTTTAAATGAACAAGTCAAACTTTCGCCCTTACAATCATCACTAAAACTTCCTCCTGAGATTCAAGTGAGAAACTTGACGGTCAAAGATTTACAATCACAAATTCAAAAAATACAAGATTTTGTCAAAGTAGTCCAGAAAGGAGAAGATTATAATCAGAATCCTTGGTCTTTTATTTCCACAATTAATTGGTCTTTTAGCTTAGACCAGCAATTAGAATCTCAACTGCCAGATTCAAGAGATAAAATAAAACAATTGATGCTATGCATTCAAAACTATTTCCCTGATTTAGCACATAAACTGAATTGGGAGAAATGTTTATCTCTAGCGACGATTGCTGACTTTACTTCTCTGAAAACACTACCTGTACAACTTAGTAAACCTAGTGAGTGGGAAGGCTTCAAACAAACGACTCAAAAGTGGTTGAAAAATGCAGATGACTTGAATCAATTTCAGCGTGAATTAAGTCAATGTTGGCAACAAGAGATTTTTAATCAAAATTTAGAACAATTAGCTAAAAAGTCCAAATCTTTACTTTCTGCTTTTATCTTAATGCGTTGGATCGGGGGCTTCTTTTTTAGACGTCAGGTTCAACAGTGGTATAAAGGTAAAATACCAGGATTGAAAGAATTGTATAGACAAATTCGTTCTCTCCAAAGTGTAGTTCAACTTCGGCAAGAAGTTGATGATGATCGTAAATCCATTGAACAGCACTTAACTACCTGGAATGGAGAAGCAAAGCAACTAACCGCTTTAGTTGACGAATATCAAACTATATTCTCAAGTTTAGAAAGTTTTCAAGATGAAGATTTATCTTTAGATAAGCTCACTCAAATTCAACCAGAGTATTGGACAGCTTTAAAACAAAAAATTGATGCAGTCAAGGAAAATTTTGGTATCCTCCAAAATGCTCTAGAAATTGAAGAGTTTCCTCCCAGTTCTCAACGTCACTCATCTTTTGATGCGCTTTTTCAGTGGCTTGAAGATTTGACTAGGAGTCGCAAAAAACTTTATGCTTGGAGCCAATATAGTCAGATAAAAACTGAGTTTATAAATTCTTCTATTGGCTCTATTCTTGAGTGGTTTGAATCTGAAACTGTTCCTTTAGAAGAACTAGCCTCAAAGTATAAAGCTGTTGTTCTAAAAGTTTGGTTTCAGGAATGTTTTGATGCTGAGGAAGTCCTGCGAGATTTTAATGTTGATCGTCACAATATAACTATTCAAAATTTCCAAAAACTTGAAAAAGATTATCTAGAGTTAAGTCGTCGTTTTGTTAGAGCAAAAGTTTTGTCCCGCGTGCCAAATCTCGACTCTTCATTAAAGGGTTCAGAAGCTGCAGAGCTAATCCGAGAGATAGCAAAAAAACAAAGGCATCTTCCTGTTCGAATATTTTTTCAAAAAATCCCCAATCTTTTGCCGCTTCTAAAACCTTGTCTATTAATGAGCCCAATTTCTGTTGCCCAGTGTTTACCAGCAGATGGCCGTACTTTTGATTTGATCATTTTTGATGAAGCATCTCAAATTGAAACCCATGATGCCATTGGCACAATTGCCCGCGGGAAACAGTTAATTGTTGTGGGAGACAATAAACAAATGCCTCCTAGTAACTTCTTTGGGGGCAATGGCAATACAGACAATACCAAAATACTGTCTGAAGATACTGTTGAAGATTTAGAAAGCATTCTTGATGAAGCAATAGCCTGTAATCTCCCACAACAAATGTTGCAGTGGCATTATCGGAGTCGTCATGAAAGCTTGATTCTTTTTAGTAATCAACACTATTATAATAATAAGCTTAATCTCTTTCCTGCTGCTACACAATCACATTCTAATTTGGGTCTGAAATGGCATCCGACCTCTAATGGATTTTATCAACCTGGAGAGCGAGTTAATAAACAAGAGGCCCATGCTTTAGTTGACTATTTATTTAGTCAGCTCCGTCAATATGAACCTGGGGAACGTAGTTTTGGAATTATTACTTTTAGTTCTCCCCAACAACTCTTAATTGAAAAGCTTATTAGGAAAAAGCTAGATAAAGATAATTCTCTAGAAAAATGGTTTGATGAAAAACTTAACCTTGAATACTGTTTTATAAAAAACTTAGAAACAGTACAGGGGGATGAGCGAGATGAAATTCTTTTTAGTATTTGTTATGCTCCTCAAACTAATGGTAAGCTGTCGATGAATTTTGGTCCCCTTAATCGTCTTGGCGGAGAACGGCGGCTCAATGTAGCCATTACCAGAGCAAGAACAGCTTTGCATGTTTTTTCTACCTTAACTGCTGAGGATATTGATCTAAATCGTACTAATGCCTTGGCTGTACGTCATCTTAAGGAATTTTTAGCTTTAACGGCCCAACTCAATCAGGAATCTGGGGATTCGTTGAGTTCTACTAAAAGTTTTGATAGTGAACTTCATAGACAAGTATATACAGTATTAACAGAAGCTGGCTACGAAGTTGACTGTCAAATTGGTTGTGCCGAATATAGAATTGATTTTGGTATTCGACATCCTAACAAGAAATCTCAGTATATCTTGGGTGTAGAATGCGACGGGACAAGCTATATTGCTGCAGCCACAGTACGGGATAGAGATTGTCTTCGTCAGGCTGTTTTGAAGAATATGGGCTGGCAGATGTACCGAGTCTGGTCTATTGACTGGTTGTTGGATAGAGATGGTTCAGAACGTCGCTTATTACAAGCAGTAGAAAAAGTGATCAAAAATCTTAGACAAGACGAGGATAATTCACCGATTACTACTGACACTTCAGAAGTTTCAACGGTAACGAAAAATCAACTTAGACAAGCTCTTGTAGAATTCACTGAACCAACTCCTGCAAAAGTATCTAATATTAATATTGCTTCTATCTCTTCTTCTCCGCTTCAAGATCCCGCAATTAATATGTCTCTAGGACAGCCTTATTTGATAGCAAGTCTAAATCTAGTTTCTGAATCGAGTCAAGAATTTTATGATGAAGCATCAACTCCATTAATTGAAAAATTGTTACTGAAAATTGTTGATGTTGAATCGCCTATTAAATTATCTGAAGCTGCTCAGCGCCTTAGTCAATGTTGGAGTTTTGGCCGCTTTACTCAAAGGGCTCTAAAGCGAGTTCAAGATTTAGTAGAAGTAATGCTTGAGCGTGGTGATGTTTACTTTGAGAATGAGGTTTTGTGGAAAAATTTAGAGCAGTCTCAAAGTTGGCGCGAATTCCGCACCCCTCCTACTGAAGGGAGAATATTAGAGCAAATTCCTAAAATAGAGATTATGAATGCAATGAAAACTATAGTTCAAGCATCTCTTTCAATAACTTCAGAAGACTTACTTCGAGAAACTCTATCTAAACTGACTACTACTAATCGCTTTACAAGTTCTCAACGTAAGATGCTAGAACCTATTCTTGATGAACTTTTGGTGTCTAATCAGCTCCAGGAAAATGGTGATCGAATTAGTCGTTGA
- a CDS encoding fused DSP-PTPase phosphatase/NAD kinase-like protein: MTRPIKYCYWVVPSKLLAGEYPKNKDTQSSQAKLDALLDAGVMAFIDLTEADEGLQPYSDLIRDRAFHHRFPIPDVSIPTSSYLVVTILDTIDRYIEQNQLVYVHCWGGVGRTGVIIGCWLARHGRSGEVALNHLRELWQACPKSSYRRSPETREQEQYVLNWEIGQ, encoded by the coding sequence ATGACTCGACCCATTAAATATTGTTACTGGGTAGTACCCAGTAAGCTGCTGGCAGGAGAGTATCCCAAAAATAAGGATACACAATCCTCACAAGCAAAACTCGACGCCTTACTCGACGCTGGAGTTATGGCTTTTATTGATTTAACGGAAGCAGATGAGGGCCTACAACCCTATTCAGATTTAATCAGGGATCGGGCTTTCCATCATCGTTTTCCCATTCCAGATGTTTCAATCCCCACGTCTTCTTATTTGGTAGTCACAATTTTAGACACCATTGACCGCTATATCGAACAAAACCAACTTGTTTATGTCCATTGTTGGGGTGGCGTAGGACGAACGGGGGTCATTATTGGATGTTGGTTAGCGCGGCATGGTCGCAGTGGTGAGGTGGCACTCAATCATTTGCGTGAACTTTGGCAAGCATGTCCGAAATCTAGTTATCGGCGATCGCCAGAAACGAGAGAACAAGAACAATATGTCTTGAACTGGGAAATTGGCCAATGA
- a CDS encoding type II toxin-antitoxin system PemK/MazF family toxin, whose translation MVTYPKRGEVIRINLNPTQGREQMGEARPCIVLSHTQFNRSRGGMIIVSPITNTHKPEVKTFVAIPEGFKIQGSIIAEQVRTLDLSQRWWRSTDEILPPKVVEQVIDILQVIIAE comes from the coding sequence ATGGTGACATATCCCAAGCGCGGTGAGGTAATTCGCATTAACTTAAACCCTACCCAAGGTCGTGAGCAAATGGGAGAAGCACGTCCTTGCATTGTTCTCAGTCACACTCAGTTCAATCGCAGCCGTGGAGGAATGATTATTGTTTCGCCCATCACAAATACCCATAAACCAGAAGTAAAAACGTTCGTTGCAATTCCAGAAGGTTTTAAGATTCAGGGGTCAATTATTGCTGAGCAAGTACGTACCCTGGATTTAAGTCAGCGTTGGTGGCGGAGTACTGACGAAATTCTTCCACCTAAGGTGGTCGAACAGGTGATCGACATTTTACAGGTGATTATCGCTGAATAA
- a CDS encoding AbrB/MazE/SpoVT family DNA-binding domain-containing protein — MNIRLRKWGNSLGFRVPHRLVESLGWDDTCTLELQEQNDTLIIRKKRQTPTLDDLLASIPDDFQYPNDIQKFLDTSATGRELL, encoded by the coding sequence ATGAATATACGCTTAAGAAAGTGGGGTAATAGCCTAGGCTTCCGCGTTCCCCATCGCCTCGTTGAAAGTTTGGGTTGGGATGATACTTGTACCCTTGAGTTGCAAGAACAAAATGACACCCTCATTATTCGCAAAAAACGCCAGACGCCAACGTTAGATGATTTACTGGCCAGTATCCCTGACGATTTTCAATATCCTAACGATATACAGAAGTTTTTAGATACGTCAGCTACGGGAAGGGAATTGCTTTAA
- a CDS encoding double zinc ribbon domain-containing protein, with amino-acid sequence MDSLEALITPQSNESLGDYVQRQRRRLGLTQREVALKAEIHPQSYGKVERGQTTQLNQRTKQGLAYALQVPEEYLEALSRGIAVELEGQQALRFCPQCWTAGSAPDPLWLVLRAQYCFACGTKLQSRCLGCQQPITSLKHRFCPYCGKPYKT; translated from the coding sequence ATGGATAGTTTAGAAGCGCTAATAACACCACAATCTAACGAGTCTTTGGGAGATTATGTTCAGCGTCAACGGCGGCGGTTAGGGCTCACCCAAAGGGAGGTGGCCCTAAAGGCGGAGATCCATCCCCAGAGCTATGGGAAAGTGGAACGGGGTCAGACCACGCAACTCAATCAGCGCACAAAGCAGGGATTAGCCTATGCGCTCCAGGTGCCAGAGGAATATTTAGAGGCCTTAAGCCGAGGCATTGCGGTGGAGTTAGAGGGTCAACAGGCGTTACGGTTTTGTCCCCAATGTTGGACGGCAGGGTCAGCGCCGGATCCATTATGGTTGGTTTTACGGGCACAGTATTGTTTTGCTTGTGGGACAAAATTGCAGAGTCGCTGCCTGGGTTGCCAACAGCCGATCACTTCTTTAAAGCATCGCTTTTGTCCCTATTGCGGTAAGCCTTATAAAACTTAG
- a CDS encoding site-specific integrase: protein MPTLATVATEFLERPGLAPSTVRSYTTALLPLLADYGAWPITHLDRKTLQDYLQRLEHLSYTTHRRHQAILQSLLNFAVEQQYLVTNPLARLPQRKPDPNKGEHHSDQTIRYLTPDQLQILYQATAQQPRLHCLVRLLHRTGARIAELLSLDYDQVDLQQRRFQVIGKGNKKRWCFYSPDVDESLGIYLKYYRHPEHPALFTAQQPLTKAISRLSYRTAYSDWRTMTQREPQLQGLRFHDLRHTFATERVGLMGIEALRALMGHENIQTTLRYQKVTSQRAEVIAKQALVTLTQDSN from the coding sequence ATGCCTACCCTTGCCACCGTCGCTACAGAATTTTTAGAACGGCCCGGTCTTGCCCCTAGTACAGTGCGTTCCTACACAACGGCCCTGCTTCCCCTGCTAGCAGACTATGGTGCTTGGCCCATCACCCACCTCGACCGCAAGACCCTGCAAGATTATCTCCAACGGTTAGAGCACCTCAGCTACACCACCCACCGTCGCCACCAAGCGATTCTCCAATCCCTACTGAACTTTGCTGTTGAGCAGCAGTATTTAGTCACCAATCCCCTAGCCCGCCTGCCCCAACGCAAACCCGACCCGAACAAAGGTGAACACCACAGTGACCAAACCATCCGTTACTTAACCCCAGACCAACTCCAAATTCTCTACCAAGCTACTGCCCAACAACCCCGTCTCCATTGCCTCGTGCGCTTACTCCACCGCACCGGGGCCCGCATTGCCGAACTGCTCTCCCTGGACTATGACCAAGTCGATTTACAGCAACGCCGCTTCCAGGTGATTGGCAAAGGCAACAAAAAACGCTGGTGTTTCTACAGCCCAGATGTGGATGAAAGCCTAGGGATTTATTTAAAGTACTATCGCCATCCAGAGCATCCAGCCCTGTTTACCGCCCAACAACCCTTAACAAAAGCCATTAGTCGCCTTAGTTATCGCACCGCCTACAGCGATTGGCGCACCATGACCCAACGAGAACCCCAACTCCAGGGCCTCCGTTTCCATGATCTGCGCCATACCTTTGCCACCGAGCGGGTCGGTCTGATGGGGATCGAAGCCCTGCGAGCCCTCATGGGCCATGAAAATATCCAGACAACTTTACGCTACCAAAAGGTGACCTCCCAGAGAGCTGAGGTGATCGCCAAACAAGCATTAGTAACGCTTACCCAAGACTCAAACTAA